Proteins found in one Venturia canescens isolate UGA chromosome 8, ASM1945775v1, whole genome shotgun sequence genomic segment:
- the LOC122415395 gene encoding protein rtoA-like isoform X2 codes for MDRSSSATRAYALMMKKFSRTALVCLFLLFVTQVNGYSKYGRTCKDIGCRSTEKCTMVDECDVDGRKCGYPTCVRDDSIRITCATKLCGGGQRCEDKNGAPVCVNNPSISVNNGGEFRDVYRRQNADDVESSSGIKTSGNSGYPSSSSGYPSYPSSKSNAASVGSGYPSSSGSGYPASSASGYPSSSGSGSSGYPVSSGSGYPASSASGYPSSSGYPVSSGSGYPSSSGYPSSSGSRYPGSSGSGYPGSSGSGYPRTSGYPSSSGSGYPANSGYPSGSSGYPSRGSGYPSSGGNDDSIRRSSATAVNAGYPNSAGGYPNSGYPNNAGYPTQYQGQSRVGGYPASGGYQAQYNNNGAQYPGSYPQQGYQQPPRGGYNDYQRYPDGYPGGNYPQQGPKKPSITDQITNYAKNLAQRVLTQTIIDKVSGRS; via the exons ATGGATCGTTCCTCTTCCGCGACTCGAGCATACGCTTTG atgatgaagaaattttcGCGAACCGCACTTGTCTGCCTTTTTCTACTATTCGTCACCCAGGTTAACGGATATTCGA AGTATGGGAGAACGTGCAAAGATATTGGTTGTCGATCCACAGAAAAATGTACAATGGTCGATGAATGCGATGTCGACGGTCGCAAGTGCGGTTATCCAACGTGTGTACGTGACGATAGCATTAGAA taACTTGTGCTACAAAACTATGCGGTGGTGGTCAACGTTGTGAGGACAAGAATGGTGCGCCAGTTTGTGTCAATAACCCGTCCATTTCTG TGAATAACGGAGGTGAGTTTAGAGACGTGTACAGACGTCAGAATGCAGATGACGTCGAGTCATCCAGTGGTATCAAGACATCTGGCAATTCCGGATACCCTTCGTCTTCTTCTGGCTACCCAAGCTATCCGAGTAGCAAAAGCAATGCGGCGAGCGTTGGTTCTGGATATCCAAGCTCTTCGGGGTCAGGTTACCCCGCTTCTTCTGCTTCCGGATATCCAAGCTCTTCTGGATCAGGCTCGTCTGGCTATCCAGTCTCTTCGGGGTCAGGTTACCCCGCTTCTTCTGCTTCTGGATATCCAAGCTCGTCTGGCTATCCAGTCTCTTCGGGATCGGGTTATCCGAGCTCATCCGGCTATCCAAGCTCTTCAGGATCGCGTTATCCTGGTTCTTCAGGATCCGGATATCCAGGCTCTTCAGGGTCGGGATATCCAAGAACTTCGGGCTATCCAAGCTCATCCGGTTCTGGGTATCCTGCGAACTCGGGCTATCCCAGTGGCTCTAGTGGATATCCATCAAGAGGTTCCGGTTACCCCTCATCGGGAGGCAACGACGACTCGATTAGACGTTCGAGCGCAACAGCGGTGAACGCCGGCTACCCGAATTCTGCTGGTGGTTATCCAAACTCCGGTTACCCGAACAACGCCGGATATCCGACGCAGTATCAAGGCCAATCAAGGGTCGGTGGTTACCCAGCTTCTGGCGGATATCAGGCTCAGTACAACAACAACGGAGCACAATATCCGGGTTCATATCCACAGCAGGGCTATCAACAACCTCCTCGTGGTGGATACAACGACTATCAACGTTATCCTGACGGATATCCCGGAGGAAATTATCCCCAGCAAGGACCCAAAAAACCCAGCATTACCGATCAAATAACGAATTATGCAAAAAATCTGGCTCAGCGTGTCCTCACTCAGACCATTATCGATAAAGTATCCGGTCGTAGCTGA
- the LOC122415395 gene encoding protein rtoA-like isoform X1: protein MDRSSSATRAYALMMKKFSRTALVCLFLLFVTQVNGYSKYGRTCKDIGCRSTEKCTMVDECDVDGRKCGYPTCVRDDSIRITCATKLCGGGQRCEDKNGAPVCVNNPSISVDYPPVLDIFAVNNGGEFRDVYRRQNADDVESSSGIKTSGNSGYPSSSSGYPSYPSSKSNAASVGSGYPSSSGSGYPASSASGYPSSSGSGSSGYPVSSGSGYPASSASGYPSSSGYPVSSGSGYPSSSGYPSSSGSRYPGSSGSGYPGSSGSGYPRTSGYPSSSGSGYPANSGYPSGSSGYPSRGSGYPSSGGNDDSIRRSSATAVNAGYPNSAGGYPNSGYPNNAGYPTQYQGQSRVGGYPASGGYQAQYNNNGAQYPGSYPQQGYQQPPRGGYNDYQRYPDGYPGGNYPQQGPKKPSITDQITNYAKNLAQRVLTQTIIDKVSGRS, encoded by the exons ATGGATCGTTCCTCTTCCGCGACTCGAGCATACGCTTTG atgatgaagaaattttcGCGAACCGCACTTGTCTGCCTTTTTCTACTATTCGTCACCCAGGTTAACGGATATTCGA AGTATGGGAGAACGTGCAAAGATATTGGTTGTCGATCCACAGAAAAATGTACAATGGTCGATGAATGCGATGTCGACGGTCGCAAGTGCGGTTATCCAACGTGTGTACGTGACGATAGCATTAGAA taACTTGTGCTACAAAACTATGCGGTGGTGGTCAACGTTGTGAGGACAAGAATGGTGCGCCAGTTTGTGTCAATAACCCGTCCATTTCTG TTGATTATCCACCAGTGTTGGACATTTTCGCAGTGAATAACGGAGGTGAGTTTAGAGACGTGTACAGACGTCAGAATGCAGATGACGTCGAGTCATCCAGTGGTATCAAGACATCTGGCAATTCCGGATACCCTTCGTCTTCTTCTGGCTACCCAAGCTATCCGAGTAGCAAAAGCAATGCGGCGAGCGTTGGTTCTGGATATCCAAGCTCTTCGGGGTCAGGTTACCCCGCTTCTTCTGCTTCCGGATATCCAAGCTCTTCTGGATCAGGCTCGTCTGGCTATCCAGTCTCTTCGGGGTCAGGTTACCCCGCTTCTTCTGCTTCTGGATATCCAAGCTCGTCTGGCTATCCAGTCTCTTCGGGATCGGGTTATCCGAGCTCATCCGGCTATCCAAGCTCTTCAGGATCGCGTTATCCTGGTTCTTCAGGATCCGGATATCCAGGCTCTTCAGGGTCGGGATATCCAAGAACTTCGGGCTATCCAAGCTCATCCGGTTCTGGGTATCCTGCGAACTCGGGCTATCCCAGTGGCTCTAGTGGATATCCATCAAGAGGTTCCGGTTACCCCTCATCGGGAGGCAACGACGACTCGATTAGACGTTCGAGCGCAACAGCGGTGAACGCCGGCTACCCGAATTCTGCTGGTGGTTATCCAAACTCCGGTTACCCGAACAACGCCGGATATCCGACGCAGTATCAAGGCCAATCAAGGGTCGGTGGTTACCCAGCTTCTGGCGGATATCAGGCTCAGTACAACAACAACGGAGCACAATATCCGGGTTCATATCCACAGCAGGGCTATCAACAACCTCCTCGTGGTGGATACAACGACTATCAACGTTATCCTGACGGATATCCCGGAGGAAATTATCCCCAGCAAGGACCCAAAAAACCCAGCATTACCGATCAAATAACGAATTATGCAAAAAATCTGGCTCAGCGTGTCCTCACTCAGACCATTATCGATAAAGTATCCGGTCGTAGCTGA
- the LOC122415395 gene encoding protein rtoA-like isoform X3 produces the protein MMKKFSRTALVCLFLLFVTQVNGYSKYGRTCKDIGCRSTEKCTMVDECDVDGRKCGYPTCVRDDSIRITCATKLCGGGQRCEDKNGAPVCVNNPSISVDYPPVLDIFAVNNGGEFRDVYRRQNADDVESSSGIKTSGNSGYPSSSSGYPSYPSSKSNAASVGSGYPSSSGSGYPASSASGYPSSSGSGSSGYPVSSGSGYPASSASGYPSSSGYPVSSGSGYPSSSGYPSSSGSRYPGSSGSGYPGSSGSGYPRTSGYPSSSGSGYPANSGYPSGSSGYPSRGSGYPSSGGNDDSIRRSSATAVNAGYPNSAGGYPNSGYPNNAGYPTQYQGQSRVGGYPASGGYQAQYNNNGAQYPGSYPQQGYQQPPRGGYNDYQRYPDGYPGGNYPQQGPKKPSITDQITNYAKNLAQRVLTQTIIDKVSGRS, from the exons atgatgaagaaattttcGCGAACCGCACTTGTCTGCCTTTTTCTACTATTCGTCACCCAGGTTAACGGATATTCGA AGTATGGGAGAACGTGCAAAGATATTGGTTGTCGATCCACAGAAAAATGTACAATGGTCGATGAATGCGATGTCGACGGTCGCAAGTGCGGTTATCCAACGTGTGTACGTGACGATAGCATTAGAA taACTTGTGCTACAAAACTATGCGGTGGTGGTCAACGTTGTGAGGACAAGAATGGTGCGCCAGTTTGTGTCAATAACCCGTCCATTTCTG TTGATTATCCACCAGTGTTGGACATTTTCGCAGTGAATAACGGAGGTGAGTTTAGAGACGTGTACAGACGTCAGAATGCAGATGACGTCGAGTCATCCAGTGGTATCAAGACATCTGGCAATTCCGGATACCCTTCGTCTTCTTCTGGCTACCCAAGCTATCCGAGTAGCAAAAGCAATGCGGCGAGCGTTGGTTCTGGATATCCAAGCTCTTCGGGGTCAGGTTACCCCGCTTCTTCTGCTTCCGGATATCCAAGCTCTTCTGGATCAGGCTCGTCTGGCTATCCAGTCTCTTCGGGGTCAGGTTACCCCGCTTCTTCTGCTTCTGGATATCCAAGCTCGTCTGGCTATCCAGTCTCTTCGGGATCGGGTTATCCGAGCTCATCCGGCTATCCAAGCTCTTCAGGATCGCGTTATCCTGGTTCTTCAGGATCCGGATATCCAGGCTCTTCAGGGTCGGGATATCCAAGAACTTCGGGCTATCCAAGCTCATCCGGTTCTGGGTATCCTGCGAACTCGGGCTATCCCAGTGGCTCTAGTGGATATCCATCAAGAGGTTCCGGTTACCCCTCATCGGGAGGCAACGACGACTCGATTAGACGTTCGAGCGCAACAGCGGTGAACGCCGGCTACCCGAATTCTGCTGGTGGTTATCCAAACTCCGGTTACCCGAACAACGCCGGATATCCGACGCAGTATCAAGGCCAATCAAGGGTCGGTGGTTACCCAGCTTCTGGCGGATATCAGGCTCAGTACAACAACAACGGAGCACAATATCCGGGTTCATATCCACAGCAGGGCTATCAACAACCTCCTCGTGGTGGATACAACGACTATCAACGTTATCCTGACGGATATCCCGGAGGAAATTATCCCCAGCAAGGACCCAAAAAACCCAGCATTACCGATCAAATAACGAATTATGCAAAAAATCTGGCTCAGCGTGTCCTCACTCAGACCATTATCGATAAAGTATCCGGTCGTAGCTGA
- the LOC122415395 gene encoding myb-like protein A isoform X4 has translation MDRSSSATRAYALMMKKFSRTALVCLFLLFVTQVNGYSKYGRTCKDIGCRSTEKCTMVDECDVDGRKCGYPTCVRDDSIRITCATKLCGGGQRCEDKNGAPVCVNNPSISGYDSAGVSVVNGHRTPTDSNNNNNNNHGYAPTNVNPYANANAPPSVDEPGRNPVSSSTNYGYPPYPSSSNSNNNNGRVASYPPASSGTNLGYPPYPTQNRMPMPGQIGVYQQPPPPQAGGFYPGSHASGYPGNQPYPSHSNYPYQTRNYNSNAHYPRYRGASAKSTCAQLCHVLLATLSLAIATRYLS, from the exons ATGGATCGTTCCTCTTCCGCGACTCGAGCATACGCTTTG atgatgaagaaattttcGCGAACCGCACTTGTCTGCCTTTTTCTACTATTCGTCACCCAGGTTAACGGATATTCGA AGTATGGGAGAACGTGCAAAGATATTGGTTGTCGATCCACAGAAAAATGTACAATGGTCGATGAATGCGATGTCGACGGTCGCAAGTGCGGTTATCCAACGTGTGTACGTGACGATAGCATTAGAA taACTTGTGCTACAAAACTATGCGGTGGTGGTCAACGTTGTGAGGACAAGAATGGTGCGCCAGTTTGTGTCAATAACCCGTCCATTTCTG GATACGATTCTGCGGGCGTTTCGGTCGTCAACGGTCATCGCACGCCCACcgacagcaacaacaacaacaacaacaatcaCGGTTATGCACCAACGAACGTGAATCCTTACGCAAATGCGAACGCCCCGCCGTCGGTCGACGAACCTGGAAGAAACCCTGTCTCGTCCTCGACGAATTACGGATACCCGCCGTATCCGAGCTCCTcaaacagcaacaacaacaacggcCGTGTGGCTTCTTATCCGCCGGCCTCCTCCGGAACGAACCTCGGTTATCCGCCGTATCCGACGCAAAATCGCATGCCGATGCCCGGACAAATCGGCGTTTATCAACAACCACCGCCGCCTCAAGCCGGCGGATTTTATCCTGGTAGCCACGCGTCTGGTTATCCGGGAAATCAGCCGTATCCGTCCCACTCGAATTACCCTTATCAGACGAGAAATTACAACTCGAACGCTCATTATCCCCGATACAGAGGGGCCTCGGCGAAATCCACTTGTGCACAGCTCTGCCACGTCTTGCTTGCAACATTGTCTCTCGCAATCGCAACGCGTTACCTCTCGTGA